From Epinephelus lanceolatus isolate andai-2023 chromosome 23, ASM4190304v1, whole genome shotgun sequence:
tctgctgcTGGATTAAAGGCGGGACAAGTCTGCTCCCCGATTCCACGATCGTACCTTTAATACAAAACAGCGAGGCAGTGTAACGGTGTGACATTCATGTCATGAAGACGCAGAGTAAAAGGAACTACTGGCTGCTCCTGATGCCATTAAATATTTTTGACTCACTGCCTGATTCATTTTAACCAGTGCCCATTAATGATGTGTACATTGTCTTATGTGCAATAAAACCAAACCCAGTAGCAACAACATGTATTTTGAGTCATTCAGGTGACCtcagcctttaaaaacagagcctgttggtgtgtttgtgatAAAATGTGTGTATCTATCACGTGTGCTGATATCTGAGCTCTTATCAGTGAACACACCAGCCTGGGTCATGTATCATTAATATGAGAGTTGGACAGGTTTCATAATCACAGAATCATAAATCTAGAGCTCTTGACAGCCCCGACCATTACCCACCATTGTTTAACCACAGCACATTATGTAATGGTCTGCATCAGCAGCTGGCTCTGCCTCTGCACAAACTACTTGACATGAAAAACACAGTCGGCCTCTGTGACTCCTGAATCCCTCTCCCCACTTCTTGCATATAGATTGAACATTAAGATACTAAGTTGTGGCCTTGTAAGGCAGCGAGTGAGAGAAATCATGGCGTGCTTCACTTCAGTGTCAGAGGACGGTGggaagaggacgaggaggaagaTACAAGGTCTGCCGAAGCAGTTTAGCTCAACAATTACTGTTGTTCCCACAAAGCAACAAGCGCAGGAGGCATTCGGTAACAAATAAGACTGTCACTaactgtgtctcaattcagagGCTGCAGCCTTCAAAGGACGCGGCCTTCACAGTCGACGTCAGCCATGTCCTTTGAAGACGCATCAGTCAAACCGAATGGTCTCTGAATGGGAGTTGTTCTCGCCCCAACCCATTGGTGTTCCTGTTACCTAGCAAACAGCTGCGCTTGACCAAAGGAGTAAGCTAGTAAGTTAGTCTGTTAGCCCTAAATCATGGACCCACACATAGTTATTATATATAGTTTTTATTGAATACTTGAGGAGGTGATTCACCACCAGAGACACCGTCGTGagatatatttcaggctgatggagTGTTTTCAGGTGAACGTATTAAATCAAGATTGtttaagctgtgtgcttttagctaaCGTAATGTTAACAGTTAACCGTTAGCTAGTTAAAACTTGTTAGTTCACTCAATATATAATTGTCACTGGCGCCAAACGCTTCTTCAGTCATCTgttgcatcctccaaattctgggaaAGAAGGCTGCATTTGAAGGAGCCTTCGAAATGGGAAGGCCTTGGTCGAACCAGTTGGACACAACTGATCCACAAATGTAGCATTCGAAGGCTGTAGTGCCTGAACTGAGACACAGTTATAGCGTTCTGGTTTTACTGGTAGTTCACAagaattcaattaaatttaactgttttgttgtaaaagaaaaagcaaaaatcTGATTGTAATGTGATTGTACCGTTTTCCCAGTGTTGAACTGTTTCTGGGACGAGTAACTTCCTGGAGACAGTTGCCCAGCAACCAGCAGAGACCCCGTAAAAATGCTGAAATGCTTATTTTacacttttattaaacaaacgaCATGTAACATGTTAGTGTAGTACACTCTGGAGGTGTTAGCTTTAGACAGAACCACACTAGCTGTTTCTACCCCTTTCCAGTCtcaatgctaagctaagctaagctaagctaaccagctgctagctATAGCTCCCTATTAAActcaagccccttttacacttcctgttcaaggcgggaatgTTGCGCTGTTCTGTAAAAAGGTATGATCCTTTTTACCCGTAGGTAAAAATCTACCTACAAGCATAAATAAAGTAACCTGagcctgaacctgaacctgaacctgggggtacagagttgtctcacctgaACGCTGGCAGTCGAGGTCGTAACGGTGCAGAAATGACGTCTGTATTCGAGGGACTCATGCTTCAGCTCAGGGGTCGTATATGTAACTGTGCTACTACGTTAGCTGCTGAGGAGTCTGAGTCTGTAGCTGTGCGGCAGCTCGTTCTTTGGCTCGGTGTGTTTTTATCCACCACTCTGTCTCACCATCACCCACATAATTCACAGCGAAACTAAAATGGCTCCAAACAGCAGACCTGTGGGTGGAGGATCTTCTTTTCTGTTCTGGTAATGGCGTTACTAACCACCTTATAACAAGCTAGCTTAGCGTAGCAGCCTCCCAGTGTGCCTCAGACAGCACGTCTCTTGTTCCGTCTTGTTGGTTCCTTGTTGAGAACATTATCAAACACAGTTTAAgatgtataattttttttttttaacgtaatAGGATAGTTAAATGTAGTGTTTGGGTTGCAATGCATACTGCGCTGAAAGCCTTGTATCAAATGGTTCGATACGAATGCATGTaatacgatattatcatgatacttaggtcacaatatgatattattgtgatatgctgagtattgtggtattgcaatatattgcaatttattacctttgtcgacatcagttttacctcttaagataaagttttcagtctgtccaGTGTCAGTTGATTTTTCAGGAGAGCGGGtttaacgttagcttgttaaATCTcatgtgtcatatccaagtcctccttctgtgttaaaaaaatccaaaataagtccagatGTTTGAATTAAACGCTGACGCCACATTTCTGTCTCCGGtgggtgcctccatctttgttttgatgaacttcctgccaaatgccgcTAACTGAGAcgtctgctgacctcaccaggactgaaaacatcagcaccatctagtggactgaaaaagaaactgattttattattctagcaccaaaagttgtattaaaatgtgcatttgcaaaaattaatGACGTATATAATAAAAGATCGACACTCACTATGCTGTATTTCTTAACAGGCCTTTATGTTGGTGTTagcatgtctccatctgctgggtTAACAATAATTTGACTCAGAGCACTAATTACTTTAGTGACTTATTATCTGTTATTTATATATAATAGTGAATTTATTGGTTTGATGTGAAGTTTGTTTGGATTTTCAttaacgtaaaaaaaaaaatcaaacttaaTTATATTTAAGAATTCTTCTTAATGAGTCTGATAACATGGACGTATGAGGCTTATCCCGATTATGATCATATTCATGTGTCTCATAAACAGAATAAAGTGTTTACGTGCTCAAACACAACGCAGACTTTTGTTGCTGCTAAGAAAACTTTTTAAAGTGCGGCTGTAACTTTGATACGTAACGTCTGAGCCTGCAGGAGTTTCGTCCCTCTGCAGAGCAGCAGTTTGGTTTTTGGCTCAATGCTGAGAAAACAGGCGCTGTCTCCGAGGTTATCAGGTTATCAgcacataaacacattaatgcTGCACAGACTCACCCTCACACCCTCCTCCATGATATTCATGGTCAGAATAAAGAGAAGGTTAAATCAATATTAAGGTGAGGAGGAGTCGCTCAGAGGTCATTAGATGTGTCCCAGAAATGTTCCTCTGTCACTATTAATCAAAGGTAATTCAAATGGTTTTATTCCAGCCtctttaaatgtgaggatttgcttctgatttaaatcagtttattttattgtaaatttcATATATTCAGTTTTCTTGATTGTTCAGATGAAACCAGACGGCTGAATTTCCCTtcagggatgaataaagtttttTCTATTATATTCTTAAAGACGTCACGTTGAACTGTTCTCACTCTACATAATAACGTTGTCTTGCTTTGACAGAGTGACGAGGAAAGATGCAGCGCAAACAAGTTGATGTTAACTGCAGCAAAAACAGTTTATAAACTGTATTAGTATATAAGTGGGGTTGTAGAGGTGGATCAGTGTTGAGGTAAACTGTGATATGACGGTTATACCATGTACATTTATTCATCTATGATACAGAGAATCTCACCTGCGCATGTGCGTCTGCTTCCCTCCTCGACTGTCAGACTTGCTGTTTACACATACTTCTATTTTTGTAAAAAGGTTTCTAGTTTCACATAAAGTGCTTGATCAACaacaagtaaaaataataacGATAATAATGAGAAGAAGAATTGCGTGATTCTGTTatcacaaaatgaaaacagaagagtGTGACTGCAAaagcttaaaaataaaaattacgaCATATACTTTCCCTCCCtttgtcatttcttcttttccctttattttactttaattatTCTAATGATTCATTTATAAAATTATCATCCACAGTCCTTTACAGCACGATGAAAAAGATGatttaaaaacttaatttgaatttattaagacttttttcagtccacactcagagacacatgagaccctaaaaaagaggctggatcatggggagtaccaccagttggtccaggagcttctcctccatcatggacgtttacaggcagattttaggatgactcaggggcagtttgacaacctgctgtctatcatcaggccgtatagctctgggtatccagcaaccactaccaccagtttctcctccattgtttaccaactgatAGCGCTTTTCAGCTCTGAGTTGAGGTTTTTTCAACTTGTTCAGAGCGCTCCAGCAAAAACGCTAGGTGCCCAGAGCGCAGAAACTCGAGGCGCGTagcaaaaacagcgagcaaaaagtttaattctcatttaaactATTAAACTtttacaaaaagccgcctccagctgctgaaacactttctgtgtgttggacgtaacgtcatttgtgggCGCTTATTTCAAGGATATCATATGAAACGTTCTGAGGACACGTTGCACTTATGACTATGTGCTAACATGCATGTATCGACTGGTCATATGATCAAATGGAGACGTGACATTTGACatcatcaacatacatattacccagaaaTCCTCACTGCACAGCTGTACAGGtgtaattaaatcatttttatagtttatatGTTCCATAGTGTATGTGGAATATGAATTTAATTTGTTGTAGATTTCTACTGACTGTTACagagatgtgtttgtgttttggagCACAGATATAACAAATGGCTCCATTTTTAATTTCCTCACATTATTTTGTTCCTCTGTGAACACAggttgatttaaaataaaatgcattattattatgatttattattatttctgagGTGGCAACCTGAATCACTCTGtgccaacccccccccccccccccccacagccactctgtctgtctgtacggCCCTGGATCCAGCAGATTTCCCCCTGCAGATTCCACTCTGTGTTGTTAGATGGGCGGgagggaggagtgtgtgtgtgtgtgtgtgtgtgtgtgtgtgtgtgtgtgtgtgttggggggtggggggtctCTGGTCTCGGGGGGCAGGAGCCTTTATAAGAGGCTGAGTCTGCAGCGGTGTCGTTGGGTTTGAACCTGCAGCTGCCGCGCGTCACGAGTGGAAACATAAGcgtggattttatttttgtcgGTGACTCCTGTCCGGTTCCCTCTCCGCGCGCCCCGGTGATCCTCCCACACATGTGGAGGTAACCTCAGAGTTTGACAGCCACTGTGTCTCCGGTGGTGACGGCAGCGCACCGGCGGGCAGCCAGCTCCGTGCGCCCGGAGGAGACGCGGCCAGCATGCTGTGCGCCTGGCAGGACTCGTGGAACATGACGGACACAAACTGCAGCGACGGGTTCAACTTGACGCATCAGCCGCAGCCCGGCACCACCGCCGCCACCATCATCGGGAGGAGGAACGACACCGACCCGTTCGGACGGAACGAGGAGGTGGCCAAACTCGAGATCACCGTCCTGAGCCTCGCCTTCGTCGCGGCAGTGGTGGGCAACGTGAGCGTGCTGCTGGCCATGTACAAGACCCGGCGGAAACCATCGCGCATGCACCTGTTCATGAAGCACCTGAGCCTCGCGGACCTGGTGGTGGCCGTGTTCCAGGTGCTGCCGCAGCTCTGCTGGGAGATCACCTTCCGCTTCTACGGCCCGGACTTCCTGTGCCGCATCGTGAAGCACCTGCAGGTGCTCGGCATGTTCGCCTCCACCTacatgatggtgatgatgacccTGGACCGCTACATCGCCATCTGCCACCCGCTGCAGACGCTCCAGCAGCCGAACCAGCGCGCGCACATCATGATCGGCTCCACGTGGGCGTGCAGCCTGGTGCTCAGCACCCCGCAGTACTTCATCTTCTCCCTGAGCGAGGTGCACCCCGGCTCGGGCGTCCACGACTGCTGGGCTCACTTCATGGAGCCGTGGGGGCTGCGCGCCTACATCACCTGGATGACGGCGGGGATCTTCCTCGTGCCCGTGGCCGTGCTCGTGTTCTGCTACGGACTCATCTGCCGCACCATCTGGAGGAACCTGAAATATAAGACCCGGACGAGGAGGACGGTGGCGGAGGCCAACAGGAGCGGGATGCTGGGCCGGAGCTCCGTGAGCAGCGTCAGCACCATCTCGCGCGCAAAATTACGCACGGTGAAGATGACTTTCGTGATCGTGCTGGCGTACGTGGTGTGCTGGGCGCCTTTCTTCACCGTACAGATGTGGTCAGTGTGGGACAAGACCTTCTCCTGGCACGGTGAGTCACACTCCACAGACTCCACACACAGTCACTCCGATATTAGAAATAACCTGAGTCCAGAAACACTCTCAGACAGGAGTCCACATTGCTCCGGACTCTGCAGCGCTTCACTGAACCCGAGAGGAAATCTGTGCGGCAGGTgaagaaacaataaaataaccGATTTGAGGCCTGAAGACAGAAAAGTCTGACAATAATTCCTTCTTATCCAATACAGTCACCTGGTTGGAAATTAAGTGAAAGATATTTCggattatatttttattttagacaTCATGATACTTTTATTTGCTCCTAacacatttaataaaaacaaaatgaccaatAAAGATCAAAGTTTCTGCCTTTAAATTAACTTTTAATTCTAGACTGATGTCAGTTTTAGATGTTTGATTTATAAATGAACTGAAATCAATACGAGTCATATAAATAAAATCCTCAGACTCTCATCTATAATCTGTTTTTATCAATCTGattatttaaagaaaattaGAAAATGTCACAACTTACATCACTGTAGTGTGTTTATTAACTATTTAATTAAATTCTAACTGTTGAAACAGTGCAGATGTGTTGACTTTAATTCCAGCGTCCAGCTGTGAATAAATGTTTCCTCACAGCTGATTATAACAATCTGTGAAATCTGCACATTTCACTGTTCATGCTGagattttcaaagtaaaagcaggTGTTATATGTCACTGACTGGAAGCCTAAAAATACTGCAGTACAAACCGAGATATAAACTTTTTCTTATATAAAGTTTCACAATTTACTTTGAGAAGTTGGTCaaagttaaaaacatttttagtaaggcgaaatttaaataaataaattggaaCATCTGAAATAGTTTGACCACTAAATATCAacacaacttttggataaatattaagttgatTCAACTTTATTAGTTTTTCAGGTCAAATGAGATCACGtgagtttgtcagattataaaagacTCATAGGATTTACTCAATAATCTCAGAGTTAGCCTACTTAAAAACGTGTGTGCAAAgtgtttctttaatttttttaagctGAAGCAGTAGATTGTTTACTTTAGTGATCCCTCACTGCCCCTCTCGTGTTCGCCACCGCACgttaacatttaattttcagctGATGTAAACGTCCTCAGCTCTAAACCAAAGTATCGGACACATTAAATtatgacctgatgatggcgctagcTGAAAAGTCAGAGGAGTTATTAAGTTTCACTGAAACATCATCCAGCCAAAACCTCCAACGTTTCTCACTAAAATATTTACACTTCTTCTAAACTGTGAATTAAAAACCAGGTGTGTGAGATCACTCTGCAAAAGGGGGAGTAGAAAATATTACATAAACTCTATTAATTAAAAGCCAAACATCTGTAGTTTAAtgtttatcttatctttattTCTCTGTTATAATTAATTTTACTAAATCATGGTTTCTCCAGTGTTTAAAGAAgtgaaatctgttttttttaatttttcaatttttattttaataaatcgTGTTTTTTATCTGCACTCTGGGGCACATCAGTCAAACTACTGTtggtttattcattttgagaatgtttttaatctgtttttcatttacttATATCCATTAACGTTTCATAAAACTATAAAATGTGGCAGTGAGGTCGTTCACAGTGAAGAAGAGGAAATATTTCAGTTTCATGAGTCCAAACTTTCCCAAAGATTAAAttaatattcattttttattggaGTGCGACATGTGCAGTCAGTGTGCTGTTCATATGATGGAGTTGAGGACATAAAGTGAGAACCAGCCtgaaggagctgctgctgctcagccaCCTGCACAATTTCATTACACTGAGTCATGAGCGTCGAGCTGCTGCTCCCAGGCACCAGATTCATTTTCAGATGAACAAGTTTCATCCTTCTTTTTTTGGGGCAGAAAAACTGTCAGAACTGAAGATGCTGTAAAGCACCTTAAAACCAAAGATATTAAAGGTACAGAGCTGTGCTGTGGCTGTCTGCACACTGTGTTCAGTGAGGGGGGAGTCGACCAATCAGCAGCCAGACAGGAACATGAATGAGCTGTGTGTGTAcctaacaaccaatcacagatcCCTGCTGTTTGTCCAGGAAACTCCTCCTGCGTTTTCATCCTCCTTCATTTAACGAATTATTttctcaaaatacacaaaacagtTTATCCCCGAGCAGAGTCCTGAACGGGTCActgttttctctcctgtgtttatGAATGAAGGCGCTTTCACACCGCCGTGTGGGAACTCACCACCTACAGTTATTTCAATGAGGGGAAGCAGTTTCCAACACAGTGGTATGAAGCAGTTGACGCCCACATGCACGTGCACAGATCTTGCTGTGCCGTGCAGAGTTCACCATGCTGAACTTCTGGCGGTTGCCACCTGGCTTTGGCTGATCAATAAGCATCAGGACAACCAGAAGAAAAACATGTCCACCAAACTTTGGACGCTAAGCTAGCTCACACTTCTGCAAGTGTTCACTGAAGTATCGGCCTGACATCGCAGCTGTGGACCGTAACAGCAGGAGCCGTTTCTTAAAACACCTTGCTTTTAGGGTGAACACTGTTGCAGGTCAGTGGTTGTCAGGGCAGTTACTATGCagtggtgtgaaagcagctttaacaacagatgaaaaaaaaagaagttctggcatgtgagattttttttcaggaTCATTTTCAAAGTGTTTGCTGCTATACTCATTTTGGCCACAAGGGGCTGACGTGCACTACGAGCCCATGTTCCTttaacccggtctcactctgactctgaagtcatcgaaatcacGTCGGCATGATTTGGTTCTGGGCAGTATggcctaaaatcaatatcacggTATAATTTTGGGGGGAATGCGGTGACGGTATGATATCGCAGtatcttcttctctctttttttttttttttacaccttaaataaaacaatttaaaaagccatacaagTCTAGGATGGAAACTATTTATTGTCAGAAGTGAAACGGTTGCTAATCCATCTATTATTGTGTATAAAATGttatacagtatgtataaatgTTAGAGGGAAGGCCGCTCCCGGGCCGGGTCGGCCAGGCCACCTCCATCACGTAGCGAGGGAGGTGTGTGAGGCaggccgtttttttttttttgttttttttttaaacccaaccTCGTGTGTgaattgttgaaggaaaaaaacgtcaattcacgatgttttctttagtgtataatcagctgaaaataagaatcactgtgttttcgttacctcagaatgagacatttatatctacacagggagcaggtcctcgtcgacagagatcaccatgttgcaccaccatgttctacagtagcccagaacggacaaaccaaacactgactctagatagagacatCTGTATTTACGTTACAGCATCACATCTAGATGCCCTGAAATCCTACATACTAAACCTTTAAACCACTTCAGCCTCTTGAATCACGACGATAAACACTTTGAAAAAtagttctaaaaaaaaaaatcataccaAAACTTTTTTCACCCTTTCTTTAAaggtgaaaaaaattaaataataataataaaaaagataaaatttgaaaaaaaaaaaaatcagataaaaAAGTAACTGATAAAACTTATTTTTTCACCTGTAAAAACTTTTCTTGCTCTCATGTTTCAGAGATGACCTGCTTCAGTCATGAACTGAAAATGAGACTCAGAAAATGGATGACCAGAATTTATTTTCTCacttgcctctcagggcttctgTAGAAAAGTCTTTTATGAGGACTAACTGATGTGTTTATCAAACGTGACACTGCCTCTGATCGTGACTCTGACTG
This genomic window contains:
- the LOC117249002 gene encoding arg8-vasotocin receptor-like, with protein sequence MLCAWQDSWNMTDTNCSDGFNLTHQPQPGTTAATIIGRRNDTDPFGRNEEVAKLEITVLSLAFVAAVVGNVSVLLAMYKTRRKPSRMHLFMKHLSLADLVVAVFQVLPQLCWEITFRFYGPDFLCRIVKHLQVLGMFASTYMMVMMTLDRYIAICHPLQTLQQPNQRAHIMIGSTWACSLVLSTPQYFIFSLSEVHPGSGVHDCWAHFMEPWGLRAYITWMTAGIFLVPVAVLVFCYGLICRTIWRNLKYKTRTRRTVAEANRSGMLGRSSVSSVSTISRAKLRTVKMTFVIVLAYVVCWAPFFTVQMWSVWDKTFSWHDSENTTVTLTALLASLNSCCNPWIYMIFSGHLLSDFASSLPCWRSLRGKLGHRDSDSSIRRTTLLSRLQGPRLSEPFRDLNPPPKNCPQVPSVS